A region from the Malus domestica chromosome 07, GDT2T_hap1 genome encodes:
- the LOC103438703 gene encoding uncharacterized protein, with protein MVASLPGQLVSLLENGQHHVWEDQSIIKWRKKDAHVPLRCHESVEGSLKYWYERNKVNFLVSDSAVWNDDAVLEALDSAALWVKGLPFVKSLSGFWKFFLASSPKNVPVNFYDFAFPDIQWETLPVCFLHVGEWDSDRIWVTQDSRLPAEFEITDYIYPSSTDKKNVLAVQVFRWSDGSYLEDQDHWWLSGIHRDVLLLSKPQVFIADYFFKSTLAEDFSYADIQVDVKIDNSRETSKDSILSNYTKEASLFDMASWYSSDGFADLASSNVASLKLNPSPSTRLGFHGYWLEGRLEKPRLWSAEQPNLYALAVILKDASGNLVDCESCLVGIRQVSRAPKQLLVNGHPIIIRGVNRHEHHPRLGKTNIESCMVKDLVLMKLMKQHNFNAVRNSHYPQHPRWYELCDLYGMYMIDEANIETHGFDLSGHVKHPTLEPSWATAMMDRVIGMVKRDKNHACIISFSLGNEAGYGPNHSASAGNRFP; from the exons ATGGTTGCTTCCTTGCCGGGTCAACTCGTTTCCCTCTTAGAGAACGGGCAGCATCACGTGTGGGAGGACCAGTCGATCATCAAATGGCGGAAGAAAGACGCCCATGTCCCTTTACGCTGCCATGAATCAGTTGAAG GGTCTCTGAAATATTGGTATGAACGCAACAAAGTGAATTTTCTGGTATCCGACTCTGCTGTTTGGAATGATGATGCTGTTCTTGAAGCTCTTGACAGTGCGGCTCTTTGGGTCAAGGGCTTGCCTTTTGTCAAGTCCTTGTCAGGCTTTTGGAAATTCTTCTTGGCTTCCAGTCCTAAAAATGTTCCCGTAAATTTTTATGACTTTGCATTTCCTGATATTCAGTGGGAAACTTTGCCTG TCTGCTTTCTGCACGTGGGTGAATGGGATTCCGATAGGATATGG GTCACTCAGGACAGCAGACTTCCTGCTGAATTTGAAATCACCGACTATATTTACCCATCCAGTACAGACAAGAAAAATGTATTAGCTGTTCAAGTTTTCAGATGGAGTGATGGCTCTTACCTTGAAGATCAAGATCATTGGTGGTTATCTGGCATTCATCGTGATGTGCTTCTCCTTTCCAAGCCACAG GTATTCATTGCAGACTATTTTTTCAAATCAACTCTGGCCGAGGACTTTTCTTATGCAGACATACAG GTTGATGTGAAAATAGATAACTCCAGAGAAACATCTAAAGATAGTattctttccaactacacaAAAGAAGCTTCATTATTTGACATGGCTAGCTGGTACAGTAGTGATGGATTTGCTGATCTGGCCTCATCTAATGTGGCTAGTTTAAAGCTTAATCCCTCACCTAGCACACGCCTTGGATTTCATGGTTATTGGCTGGAAGGGAGACTGGAAAAGCCGAGGCTTTGGTCTGCTGA ACAGCCAAATCTGTACGCTCTTGCTGTTATATTGAAAGATGCATCTGGCAACCTTGTGGACTGTGAATCATGCCTTGTAGGCATACGACAAGTATCCAGAGCCCCCAAACAGCTGCTTGTTAATGGGCATCCAATAATAATAAGGGGTGTAAACAGGCATGAGCATCATCCACGTCTGGGGAAGACAAacatagaatcctgcatggttAAG gatttggttttaatgaagcTAATGAAGCAACACAATTTCAATGCTGTGAGAAACAGTCATTATCCCCAACATCCCCGTTGGTATGAGCTTTGTGATTTGTATGGCATGTACATGATAGATGAAGCCAACATTGAGACCCATGGTTTTGATCTTTCTGGGCATGTGAAGCATCCTACTTTAGAACCAAGCTGGGCTACTGCAATGATGGACCGTGTGATAGGCATGGTTAAGAGAGACAAAAATCATGCTTGCATTATCTCTTTTTCCTTAGGAAATGAAGCTGGATATGGACCTAATCATTCTGCTTCAGCTGGTAACCGTTTTCCTTAA